Within the Hyalangium gracile genome, the region CGTCCCCCTTCTTCGCCTTCTCCGTCTCTCGGTGGATGAGCGCCAGCACCTTCTCCTGCAGGCCCATGGGCGCCACCACCAGCCGCTTCCACTGCGGCGCCGTGGAGTAGCCCGTCAGCATGTTGAAGAGCGCCGTCACGTCCTCGGCGATCTCCTGCCGCGCCGTGAACAGCGACAGGTCCGTGTACTGCCGCGCCGTCGTCGGGTTGTAGTTACCCGTGCCCAGGTGCACGTACCGACGGATGCCGTTGCCCTCGCGGCGCACCACCAGCGCCACCTTGCAGTGCGTCTTCAGGCCGATCAGCCCGTAGACGACGTGCACCCCGTTCTCCTCCATCCGCCGCGCCCAGGCGATGTTGTTGGCCTCGTCCAGCCGGGCCTTGATCTCCACCAGCACCGCCACCTGCTTGCCGTTCTCCACCGCCCGCGTCAGCGCCCGGGCGATCGGGCTGTCGCCGCTGGTGCGGTACAGCGTCTGTTTGATGGCCAGGACGTTCGGGTCCTCCGCCGCCTCCTCCAGGAAGCGCACCACCGGATCGAACGACTCGTAGGGGTGGTGCAGCAGGATGTCCCGCTTGGCGATGATGCTCATCACCGGCTCTTCATCCCTCAGCACCGGCGGCACCGCCGGCACCAGCGGCTCCACGCGCAGCTCGGGCCGCACGTCCAGGTCCGTCAGCATCATCAGGTCCGACGGCTGAAGCGGACCCTGCAGGCGGTAGACGTCCGGCGTGCCCAGCTTCAGCGCCGCCGTGAGCGACGTCTCCAGCTCTGCGCTGGCCGCCGCGTCCAGCTCCAGCCGCACCGCGGCGCCCCTGTCCCGCCGGCGCAGCTCCTCCTGGATGGTGGAGAGCAGGTCCGCGCTCTCCTCCTCGTCCACGTTGAGGTCCCAGTTGCGAGTGACGCGGAAGGCCGCCGTCTGCTCCACCGCGTAGCCCGGGAACAGCTCCCCGGCGGACAGCGCGATGAGTTCCTCCAGGGGCAGCACCGCCAGCGTGGTGCCCTGCGGCGGCGGCAGCGACACCAGACGGCTGAGCACGCTGGGCACCTGCACCACCGCCAGCGACGTCTCGCGCATGTTGCGCTTGCGCTTGGGGCCCTCTCGCCGCAGCAGCACCGCCACGTTCAGCGACTTGTTGCGCAGGTGCGGGAACGGGTGGCCCGGGTCCACCGCCAGCGGCGTGAGCGCCGGGAACACCGACGAGGTGAAGTACGACTTCGCCGCCGCCTTCTGCTCCGCGGTGAGCTTGTCCCGCGTCAGCACCGCCACCCCGTGCGAGGCCAGCTTCGGCAGCAATTCCTCGCGCCAGAGCCGGTACACCTCGTCCACCATCGCGTGCACGTGCTCGCTGATGGCCGCCAGCTGGTCCGCCGGCAGCATGCCGTCAGCCGCCGTCTCCGCCACCCCGCTGGCCAGCTGCTGCTTCAGGCCCGCCACCCGCACCATGAAGAACTCGTCCAGGTTCGAGGACGTGATGGCGAAGAACTTCAGCCGCTCGTAGATGGGCAGGCTCGCCTCTCGCACGTCCGCGAGCACCCGCTCGTTGAATGCAATCCACGACAGCTCGCGGTTGATGAACAGCTGGGGGTCGTTGAGATCCACGATGCGAGACTCTTGCACGATCTCCCCCACGTCACGTCACGGGGATGTCACAGTACACCTACCCCCGGCATGATTCCTTACATCGAACGTTGAACCGTTAGACTGCCGGTCCTCTGTATATGCCCACTTCGACGACCCAGCCTGTTCTTGCCGCCATTGACGTGGGAACCAACGCTGTGCGGCTGGAGCTCGCCCGCCCGGATCCCGATGGGGCGCTCGAGACCCTCCACCAGGAGAGAGATCCCATCCGGCCGGGCGAGGGGGTGTTCGCCACCGGCTCCATGCCCCGGGAGACGGCGGACCGGCTGCTCTCCACGCTGCGCCGCTATGCCGCGCTGTGCCGTCGCCACAAGGCCCGGGTGCGCGCCGTGGCCACCAGCGCGCTGCGCGAGGCTCGCAACCGCGCCGAGATCGTCCGCCGCGTGCGCGACGAGGCGGGGCTGGATCTCGAGGTGGTGAGCGGCAAGGAGGAGGCGCGCCTCATCTGCCTGGGCGTGCTGCACCGCAAGCCGCCCGGCGCCCGCTCTCTCTTGGTGGACATCGGCGGAGGCTCCACCGAGGTGGCCACCGCCACGGGCGAGAAGCCGGACAACCTGTGGAGCCTGGCACTAGGCGCGGTGCGGCTCACGGAGGTGTTCAACGCCTCCAAGGCCGTGACGCCCAAGCAGCTGCGGCTCATGCGCAGCTTCGTGGCGGAGGTGGTGCGCAAGACGCTGCCGGAGAAGCTCTCGCGGCTGCCCCGGGTGGCGCTGGGCTCGTCCGGCACCATCAACGCGGTGGTGTCCTTCGCCTCCGGCGACAGCGGCAGCAACGCCTCCGTGCGCCAGCTCACCCAGGCGGTGGAGACCCTGGCGGACATGCCTCCGGAGCGGCGGCGCAAGCGCTTCGATCCGCGGCGCGCGGACATCATCGTCTCCGGGGCCATCATCCTCGAGGGCGTGGCGAAGCACCTGGGCGTGGAGTCCGTGACGGCCGTCAACCGCGGCCTGCGCGACGGGCTGCTGGTGGATCTGCTCTACCGGCAGGACGCCTCGCGCGATGACACCAGCCTGGCGGACGCGGCCATCGCCATCGGCCGGCGCTTCTTCTTCGACGAGAAGCACTCGCAGCAGGTGGCGCGGCTGGCCCTGGCCCTGTTCGATCAGCTCGCGGCGCTGCACCACCTGCCGCTGTCCACCCGGCCCTACCTGGAGGTGGCGGCGCTGCTGCACGACATCGGCACGGCGGTGAACTACGAGCGCCACCACAAGCACACCTATTACCTCATCCACCACGCGGACCTGCCCGGCCTGGCCGACCGCGAGCGCGAGCTGGTGGCGCGGGTGGCCCGCTACCACCGCCGCAGCCCGCCGGATGTGAAGCACTCGGGGATGGTGGGCCTGCTGCCTTCCGAGGCACGCACGGTGCGCAAGCTCGCCACCCTGCTGCGCCTGGCCAACGCGCTGGACTGCAGCCACCAGCAGCTCATCAAGTCCATCAAGGCCTCCGTCAGCCGCGATGGCGTGGCGCTGCACCTGCGCACGCGCCAGCCGCTGGACCTGGAGCTGTGGACCGTGGAGCGCGAGGTGGCCTCCTTCCGGGGCGTCTACGGCAAGCGGCTGTCCTTCCACGTCGCCCGCTAGCGCTCGCCCGCTCCCCTGCGCTCCGGAGAGGCAGGCCGCGTGCTTTGCCCCTCCCAAGGGGGATGGCCACCTCCAAGGCGCGGACTCGCCGTGCGGGCGGGCTCCGCGCCAGCCACAGCGCCCCCTGGGGGAAGGAGTCGCGCGCGATGAAAGCCGTCGTTTTTCATGGAATCGGAGACATCCGGCTCGATGACGTCGAGGAGCCGAGGATCGAGAAGCCCACGGACGCCATCGTGCGCCTGAACGCCAGCGCCATCTGTGGCACGGACCTGCACATGGTGCGCGGGACGATGCCGGGGATGCGCCCCGGAACCATCCTCGGCCACGAGGGCGTGGGCTTCATCGAGGAGCTGGGCGAGGACGTGCGCAACTTCAACGTGGGCGACCGCGTCGTCATCTGCTCCACCATCGCCTGCGGCAGCTGCGTGTACTGCCGCGCGGGCTACTACTCCCAATGCAACGAGGCCAACCCCAACGGGCCACTGGCGGGCACGGCCTTCTTCGGCGGGCCGGAGATGACCGGGCCCTTCCACGGCATGCAGGCCGAGAAGGTGCGCGTGCCGTTCGCGCACGTGGGCATGGTGCGGGTGCCGGAGGGCATCACGGACGAGCAGGCCATCCTCGTCTCGGACATCTTCCCCACCGGCTACTTCGGCGCGGAGCTGGCGGAGATCAAACCCGGGGACACCGTGGCGGTATTCGGCGCGGGCCCCGTGGGGCAGTTCGCCATCGTGAGCGCCAAGCTGCTGGGCGCCGGGCGGGTGTTCGCCATCGACTGCCATGAGGACCGGCTGGACATGGCCCGCGCCCAGGGCGCCGAGATCATCAACTTCGATCAGGAGGATCCGGTGGAGACGCTGCGCCGGCTCACCAACGGCATCGGCGTGGACCGGGCCATCGACGCGGTGGGCGTGGACTCCATGCACGCGCACCACGGGCCGGCGGCGAAGGCGGCCAAGAAGGAGGCCGCCGAGTTCAAGCGCGAGCTGAAGGAGGTGGCGCCCAAGACGAACCCGGACGGCGGCAACTGGGTGCCCGGGGATGCGCCGGCGCAGGCGCTCATGTGGGCGGTGCAAGCCCTGGCCAAGGCGGGCACGCTGTCCATCATCGGCGTCTACCCGCAGACGGCGCGCACCTTCCCCATCGGCGAGGCGATGAACAAGAACCTCACGCTGAAGATGGGCAACTGCGACCACCGCAAGTACATCCCCAAGCTGCTGGAGCTGGTGCGCACCGGCGTGGTGGACCCCACCGCCATCCTCTCGCGCGTGGAGTCGATGACGAGCGCCATCGACGCCTACCGCAACTTCGACCTGCGCAAGCCGGGCTGGCTCAAGGTGGAGCTCGAGCCGCCCATGCTCACCTGAGCCCTGGCGCCGGGCCACCAGGCCTGGACTTCAGGCCCCGGACATGGAGGAACCCGGCAACCCAGGGGGGATTGCCGGGTCCTCGTTGTGGCTCGGGCGGCTGGGGGTGGGGCCCGCCCGAGCAACAGCTCGTCCAGGGCTCGCGCCAGGCGAGCGACCTGACTACCAGTTCGGGGCGTTCACCGTGTAGCCGGCGGCCGCGCCGTTATCGACGACGTTGCGGTCACCCTGGTCGTGCGGCACCGCGAACTTGCAGGTGGCCGTCTGCACCGCGCCGGAGCTGTCCGTCACCTTGAAGCGGATGCCGTACACGCGGCCGTTGCCCTTGCCCTGGCGCTCCGCGCGGAGCTTGAAGCTGCTGGGGCCGGTGATGACGATGTCGTCGTCCGTGTTGCCGTCACCGTTGCCGGTCGCATCCTCCACCTCGTCGCTGTAGATGGAGAGGATGGTGCCCATCTCGTTGATGTCCGCGTCGTCGCCGTGGCAGCCGCCGCCCGAGCCGCACGAGCTGGTCACCGAGGCGCAGTGGGAGAGGCGGAAGGACTGGTAGCTGTGGTTCGGCGGCCAGATCTGCTGCACCGGCTTCACGTTGATCTCCGTGTCGCAGGCCTCCTCCACCTTCACGAAGCGCGTCACCGTGGAGCTCAGGCCCGCGCCGTCCGTCACCGTGTAGCGCAGCGTGTAGGTACCCACCACCGAGCTGTTCACGGAGCCCGTCTTCACGATGGCGCTCGTGAGGTTGCCGGAGCAGCTGTCCGCCGCCGTGGCGCCCGGATCCGTGAAGGGGGTGCCGCGGTCGATCGTCATGTTCGCCGAGCCCACCAGGGTGATGACGGGGGCCTTGGTGTCCGTCACGTTCACCGTGCGCAGCAGCGTGGCCGTGTTGCCGGAGGCGTCCGCCACGCTGTAGGTCTTCCGGTAGGTGCCGCGAGCCGCCGTGTTCACCGTGCCGCTGATGGCCACCTTGGCGCTCAGGTTGCCGGCGCACACGTCCGTGGCCGTCGCACCGGCCTCCGTGTACTGGCCCACGCCGCACTCCAGCGTCAGCGTGGAGGCGCCGTTGAGGGCGAGGCTCGGGGCCAGGGTGTCCGCCACCTGCACCGTGCGCACCGCCGAGGTGCTCAGGCCCGCCGCGTCCGCCACCCGGTAGCTCACCGCGTAGCTGCCCACCACCGCCGTGTTCACCGCGCCGCTGGTGGTGATGGCCGACGTCAGGTTGCCGGCGCACGCATCCACCGCCGTGGCGCCGGGGTTGGTGAAGCTGTCCACGCCGCACTCCAGCTTCATCGTCGCGGAGCCCACCAGGGCCAGCGTCGGGGCCAGCGTGTCGTTCACGCTCACCGTGCGCACCGCCGAGGCCGCGTTGCCAGCGGCGTCCGCCACGCTGTAGGTCTTCTGGTAGGAGCCGCGGGCCGCCGTGTTCACCGTGCCGCTGATGGCCACCTTGGCGCTCAGGTCCCCGGCGCACACGTCCGTGGCCGTCACACCGGCCTCCGTGTACTGGCCCACGCCGCACTCCAGGGCCAGCGAGCTGGCGCCCTTCAGCGAGATGCTCGGGGCCAGGGTGTCCTCCACCTGCACCGTGCGCACCGCCGAGGCGCTCAGGTTGGCCGCGTCCTTCACCTCGTAGCGGACCGGGTAGCTGCCCACCGCCGCCGTGTTCACCGCGCCGCTGATGGCCACCTTGGCGCTCAGGTCACCCGAGCACGCGTCGGAGGCCGTGGCGCCGGGGTTGGTGAAGCTGTCCCGGCCGCACTCCAGCTTCATCGTCTGCGCGCCCAGCAGCGAGATGCTGGGGGCCAGGGTGTCGTTCACGCTCACCGCGCGCACCGCCGAGGCCGTGTTGCCAGCGGCATCCGCCACGCTGTAGGTCACCGCGTAGGAGCCGCGGGCCGCCGGATCCACCGAGCCGCTGATGGCCACCTTGGCGCTCAGGTCCCCGGCGCACGTGTCCGTGGCCGTGGCGCCCTCCTCCTTGTACTGGCCCACGCCGCACTCCAGCGCCACCGAGCCCGCGCCCTCGAGCGCCAGGCTCGGAGCCAGCGTGTCCACCATCTTCACCGTGGTGGAGCACGACGCCTCGTTCTCGCCGTCGCTCGCCGTCCACGTCACCTGGCGCTCGGCGCCCAGCGCGAAGCCCTCGCCCGCCATGGCGTGCTTCAGGGTCGGCGCCGTGCAGTTGTCCTGCGCCTCGGCCGGGGTCAGCTGCGCGCTGCCGACGCCGCACTCGAAGGTGCTCGCCTCCGGGCAGGAGATGGTCGGGGCGATGTCATCCACCACCGTGACGGAGCTCGAGCACGAGGCCGACAGCCCCTTGGTGTCCGTGCACGTCAGCGACACCGTCGTCAGGCCCGCCTCGAAGGTCGTCACGCTCTGCTCGCAGCCCACCAGGTTCCCATCCGGATCGCTCGAGCCGTTGTTGATGGAGGCGCCCACGCCACCGCAGGTGGGGCCCGCGCTCAGCGTCACGTTGCGGCACAGGGCCAGGGGCGGGCGGTTGGACGGGGGCGGCGCGGGCAGGACGCGGCAGGACCGG harbors:
- a CDS encoding zinc-dependent alcohol dehydrogenase; this translates as MKAVVFHGIGDIRLDDVEEPRIEKPTDAIVRLNASAICGTDLHMVRGTMPGMRPGTILGHEGVGFIEELGEDVRNFNVGDRVVICSTIACGSCVYCRAGYYSQCNEANPNGPLAGTAFFGGPEMTGPFHGMQAEKVRVPFAHVGMVRVPEGITDEQAILVSDIFPTGYFGAELAEIKPGDTVAVFGAGPVGQFAIVSAKLLGAGRVFAIDCHEDRLDMARAQGAEIINFDQEDPVETLRRLTNGIGVDRAIDAVGVDSMHAHHGPAAKAAKKEAAEFKRELKEVAPKTNPDGGNWVPGDAPAQALMWAVQALAKAGTLSIIGVYPQTARTFPIGEAMNKNLTLKMGNCDHRKYIPKLLELVRTGVVDPTAILSRVESMTSAIDAYRNFDLRKPGWLKVELEPPMLT
- the ppk1 gene encoding polyphosphate kinase 1, producing MQESRIVDLNDPQLFINRELSWIAFNERVLADVREASLPIYERLKFFAITSSNLDEFFMVRVAGLKQQLASGVAETAADGMLPADQLAAISEHVHAMVDEVYRLWREELLPKLASHGVAVLTRDKLTAEQKAAAKSYFTSSVFPALTPLAVDPGHPFPHLRNKSLNVAVLLRREGPKRKRNMRETSLAVVQVPSVLSRLVSLPPPQGTTLAVLPLEELIALSAGELFPGYAVEQTAAFRVTRNWDLNVDEEESADLLSTIQEELRRRDRGAAVRLELDAAASAELETSLTAALKLGTPDVYRLQGPLQPSDLMMLTDLDVRPELRVEPLVPAVPPVLRDEEPVMSIIAKRDILLHHPYESFDPVVRFLEEAAEDPNVLAIKQTLYRTSGDSPIARALTRAVENGKQVAVLVEIKARLDEANNIAWARRMEENGVHVVYGLIGLKTHCKVALVVRREGNGIRRYVHLGTGNYNPTTARQYTDLSLFTARQEIAEDVTALFNMLTGYSTAPQWKRLVVAPMGLQEKVLALIHRETEKAKKGDAARIIAKMNSLVDSSVIKALYAASQAGVKIDLLVRGICCLRPGVPGVSENIRVTSVVDRFLEHSRVFAFGEGPQAEVWMSSADWMPRNFLRRIETMFPVEEPALRQRLLDEVLGVALKDNVKARRLQRDGTYAPVGQDGSQVRSQMVLLELARRMADPKPLESLIRHVAAPELPAEPLRSPAAPVVPPAT
- a CDS encoding Ppx/GppA phosphatase family protein, producing MPTSTTQPVLAAIDVGTNAVRLELARPDPDGALETLHQERDPIRPGEGVFATGSMPRETADRLLSTLRRYAALCRRHKARVRAVATSALREARNRAEIVRRVRDEAGLDLEVVSGKEEARLICLGVLHRKPPGARSLLVDIGGGSTEVATATGEKPDNLWSLALGAVRLTEVFNASKAVTPKQLRLMRSFVAEVVRKTLPEKLSRLPRVALGSSGTINAVVSFASGDSGSNASVRQLTQAVETLADMPPERRRKRFDPRRADIIVSGAIILEGVAKHLGVESVTAVNRGLRDGLLVDLLYRQDASRDDTSLADAAIAIGRRFFFDEKHSQQVARLALALFDQLAALHHLPLSTRPYLEVAALLHDIGTAVNYERHHKHTYYLIHHADLPGLADRERELVARVARYHRRSPPDVKHSGMVGLLPSEARTVRKLATLLRLANALDCSHQQLIKSIKASVSRDGVALHLRTRQPLDLELWTVEREVASFRGVYGKRLSFHVAR
- a CDS encoding DUF5011 domain-containing protein; the protein is MNRANLWRASLLMVGLTAAACGQEDTPASQPESTLGSRQDAISQHKALILARTVTGGENSVEAQAAQQFGMQVKVVDDAEWGTMSAADFATYRVIILGDASCANLDAVSAAVANRHVWGRAVNGNVFIAGTAPVANGAPELVTQRAVRFASSLSGMTGLYISLSCYYQDAAPNTHVELLEPFGDFAVQSGACHDTVHIVSDDPDLSALQDETMSNWPCSVNAQFDSFPAADFAPWSIATYPTGARGASPGVREFYDGAFGAPYILARGAVLQGCGNYDQDIGEACDHGNESNGLANQSCSATCQFNWCGNGVLDEGEDCDEGWRNGTSVSACPRSCRVLPAPPPSNRPPLALCRNVTLSAGPTCGGVGASINNGSSDPDGNLVGCEQSVTTFEAGLTTVSLTCTDTKGLSASCSSSVTVVDDIAPTISCPEASTFECGVGSAQLTPAEAQDNCTAPTLKHAMAGEGFALGAERQVTWTASDGENEASCSTTVKMVDTLAPSLALEGAGSVALECGVGQYKEEGATATDTCAGDLSAKVAISGSVDPAARGSYAVTYSVADAAGNTASAVRAVSVNDTLAPSISLLGAQTMKLECGRDSFTNPGATASDACSGDLSAKVAISGAVNTAAVGSYPVRYEVKDAANLSASAVRTVQVEDTLAPSISLKGASSLALECGVGQYTEAGVTATDVCAGDLSAKVAISGTVNTAARGSYQKTYSVADAAGNAASAVRTVSVNDTLAPTLALVGSATMKLECGVDSFTNPGATAVDACAGNLTSAITTSGAVNTAVVGSYAVSYRVADAAGLSTSAVRTVQVADTLAPSLALNGASTLTLECGVGQYTEAGATATDVCAGNLSAKVAISGTVNTAARGTYRKTYSVADASGNTATLLRTVNVTDTKAPVITLVGSANMTIDRGTPFTDPGATAADSCSGNLTSAIVKTGSVNSSVVGTYTLRYTVTDGAGLSSTVTRFVKVEEACDTEINVKPVQQIWPPNHSYQSFRLSHCASVTSSCGSGGGCHGDDADINEMGTILSIYSDEVEDATGNGDGNTDDDIVITGPSSFKLRAERQGKGNGRVYGIRFKVTDSSGAVQTATCKFAVPHDQGDRNVVDNGAAAGYTVNAPNW